A portion of the Osmerus mordax isolate fOsmMor3 chromosome 28 unlocalized genomic scaffold, fOsmMor3.pri SUPER_28_unloc_8, whole genome shotgun sequence genome contains these proteins:
- the ccl27a gene encoding C-C motif chemokine 27a, whose amino-acid sequence MELKMVLLVLCLCALLISTQAAIPKCCVTVSRNISNKMLKRVKQTAQQDDGICQIKALILYLDGKKVCAPLSVWKRLVDLRKRLVDLRKRLVDVRKKRKPRKQKRRN is encoded by the exons ATGGAGCTGAAAATGGTGCTGCTGGTGCTCTGCCTGTGTGctctgctcatctccacacaGG CTGCCATCCCTAAGTGTTGCGTGACGGTCTCCAGGAACATTTCTAACAAGATGCTGAAGAGAGTGAAGCAGACGGCACAGCAGGATGATGGAATCTGCCAGATCAAGGCTCTGAT CTTGTACCTGGACGGTAAGAAGGTCTGCGCTCCGCTGAGTGTGTGGAAGAGGCTGGTGGACCTGAGGAAGAGGCTGGTGGACCTGAGGAAGAGGCTGGTGGACGTGAGGAAGAAACGGAAGCCTCGCAAACAGAAGAGGAGGAACTAG
- the avp gene encoding vasopressin-neurophysin 2-copeptin has translation MPRCALPLCVLGLLALSSACYIQNCPRGGKRALQDTRIRQCLSCGPGARGRCLGPRICCAEGQGCWLGSPETQVCLEEDLLPSPCQPGGRPCGTREGRCAALGVCCDSESCVVDADCVTGSGLPPSSSSSSSSSSSSSSSSPGQLLVRLLHLTTRGGSAY, from the exons ATGCCGCGCTGCGCACTCCCTCTGTGCGTCCTTGGTCTCCTCGCGCTCTCCTCCGCGTGCTACATCCAGAACTGTCCTCGAGGCGGGAAACGAGCTCTCCAAGACACGCGCATCAGACAG TGTCTGTCCTGTGGGCCGGGGGCCCGGGGCCGCTGCCTGGGCCCCAGGATCTGCTGTGCTGAGGGGCAGGGCTGCTGGCTGGGCTCCCCTGAGACACAGGTCTGCCTGGAGGAGGACCTGCTGCCCAGCCCCTGTCAGCCGGGAGGGAGACCCTGTGGCACCCGCGAGGGGCGCTGCGCTGCCCTGGGAGTCTGCTGCGACTCAG AGAGCTGTGTAGTGGATGCAGACTGCGTGACAGGGAGTggacttcccccctcctcctcctcctcctcctcttcctcctcctcctcctcctcctcctcaccgggACAGCTGCTCGTGCGCCTGCTGCATCTCACCACCAGGGGGGGCAGTGCATACTGA